The Paenibacillus mucilaginosus 3016 genome includes the window ATCAGCTGAGCCAGGTATGGCTTAACCTCATCGGCAATGCACTGAAGTTCACGCCGGAGAGCGGCACGGTCCGGATAGCAATAAAGACCGGCGTGGACAAGGTCCAGGTCAAGGTAAGCGATACGGGGATCGGCATCTCCGAGGAAGACCTGGCGCACATCTTCAGGCGCTTCTATAAAGCGGACCGTTCCAGGACGAGTGCGAACGGGGGCAGCGGCCTCGGTCTGTCCATTGTGAAGAAGATCATTGAGCTGCACGGGGGGACGATCGCAGTGGAGAGCAGGCCGGGAGAAGGGACGGAATTCACGGTGACGCTGCCTTATGTACTGCTTAAGCGGCGGGATTAGCAATTACGGTTACAACAATCACACCCTCATGTCAGGTCCTTTGCTATAATGGCGAAGGATCTTTTTGTCGATATAAAAAGAAACATGTCGTTGAATATCTTAAAATTAAGGGTGATTTCCAATGAATTCCACGGCTTCCTCACGGGTTAAGCGGTTTACATATATGATCAAGCTCCTGTTGTGCACTGCTATCGTGTTGGCGGGGGCTGTTCCGCTGTCTCTTTCGGCTTCGGCGCAGCCTTTACCTGATCTGGTGTTCTTCGGAGAGAACCCCAATACGAGCCACTGGGGCGTAGAAGTACAGAAGGAGAACGATCTGCTGCCGTTCGACGCATCGGTTGCTTTCAACGGACATCCCGCACACCGGGTGACGAATGTGTCCGGAGGCTGGTGGGGCATCGGGATGACGCTGCAGTGGACAACGCGCGATATCAGCGGCTATATCCCGTACGGAGCGCTGGAGTTTGAGCTGAAGGGCAGCAGGGGCGGGGAGCTGCTCCAATTCTCGTTGTCGGACGGACGCTCACCGGCTGCCGAGACGGGCTCCGTACCGGCGGAGGCTTCCGCCTCTTGGAACCATGTGACGATTCCGCTCGCCCAGTTCCCGCAGATCGGCAGCTTCCCGGCCTCGGCATGGAATACGCTGCTGATCACTAAAGTCAACGGGGAGGATCTGAACACGCTGTGGCTCAGCGATATGAAATTCACCTCCCGGTACATTACCGGATATGAACCGCTTATTCTGACCGCTCCGCAGGGGACGGTACCGGCCATGCCATCCGTTGTGACAGCCGTGTACAGCGACAGCACGACGACCGAGGTGCCCGTGACCTGGAGCGGCGTTCCGGACGGCTCGGCGGCGGGCGCCTTCACGGTGCAGGGCCATGTGGCCGGAGTATCCGTGCAGCCCACAGCCGAGGTAACGGTTGGCACGGAGGCGGACCAAGGGACCGGCTCGGAGGAGCCGCAGCCGGCACAAGAGACTCCGCCGGCAGTGGAAACCCCCTCGCCCGAGACAGTACCTTCGTCCGGCCAGCAGGAGCATGTGGTGTTTGAAGGGGTGCGAACCGATCAATATTTCGGCTCGGGCGGCAACCTGAAGCTTGAAACGGACCTGGTCAGCACGAGCTCCCTGCCGGTCGACAGTACGGTGGAGGGCACCTATAACGGGCAGCCTTCCTACAAGATCGCTGTCACGAAGCTTGCCGACCCGAACTGGGGCTACTGGAACGGAGTGCTTGCGGCCGATGGCTGGACGAGTTATTCCTTGGAGGCTTTCCGGGAAGGCACCCTCGAGTTTTATGTCAAAGGAGCGGCCGGAGGCGAGGACTTCGTCATCGGCATCATGGACACCAATGACGTGAAATCGGTCTTGTCCCTTAGCGGGCTGGCCCAGACCGTCACCACGGACTGGTCTCTGATCCGCATCCCCCTCAGCCGGTTCACGGAGCAGGCTCCGGATCTGGATCTCAGTATCATTGACAAAGTGGTACTGGAGAACGCATCGACCCAGGGAGAGATGAGCGTATGGCTGAACCGGATCAAGTTCACGCAGAACCCTGCGGCAGAGCTTGAGATCGCCAGTGTCGATCCGGTTAAGGCCGTAACCGTGGCGGGCCTCCCACCCGAACTGCCTCAAGAAGTGCCGGTCACTTACGAAAATGGAACGACAGGCACGGCCAACGTCAGCTGGGAGGCTGGCGACGGGTATCGGGTCCGCGGCCGCTATACCGTCCGGGGGACGATCCTGCAGGACACAGGCCCCGTACCGGTAACCGCGGAGGTGACCGTAGTCCGTGCACTTTCGGATGAGCCTCATGTCATTTTTCTTGATAAGAAAAAAGCCCAATGGGCGAGTGCCGAGGGGCATTTCTCCCTGGGTATGGAACAGGCGCTAGATGACCAAGGCATGCCGGTCACCAATGAACAGGGCAACCCGGTCATGACCCTGCCGGTCGACCCGCAGGTCACCTTCGGCGGGCTGCCGGCATACCGGCTGCAGGTCACCCGTATTCCCGGCCCCAACTGGGGGTACTGGGGTACGGGACTCACCATGGACAACTGGAATCCGGTGAATCTGGAAGCTCTGTACGAACGCGGCAGCCTGGATTTTATGATCAAGGGCCTTGCCGGCGGAGAATCGTTCTCCGTCGTTCTCACGGACCGGGCCGGAGCACTTGGGACTGTGAAGCTCTCCGATGTGGCTGCAGTGACGACGGGCTGGCGCCAGGTGTCGATTCCGCTGAAGCGGCTTGTACCCGTCTCTAGCGCCCACAGGCTGAAAGAAAGCACGGCCGTCACGTTTACGTCGGATACGGGCACCGGTGCGGCCCCGCTGACCGTATGGCTGAGCGATGTGCGATTGGCGTCCGAAGCGAGCCGGGAGGTGGTCCGTTTCGGGACGAAGCTCCCCGTGCAGGCTCAGCAGCTTCCGCAGCTGCCGGAGCTGCCGGCCACGGCCGAGGCTGTATACAATGACGGCACGACGGAGCAGGTTCCCGTTGCGTGGGACGCCGTGACCTTCTCCTCCTGGGGCTACCCGAATCCGGTGCAGGGCACGGCGCAGGGGATCGATCTGCCGGCGACGCTGCAGTTCACCGTCGAAGGCAGCCGCAGCAGCGGTTCCTCCGGCTCGGGTTCGGGCTCCGGCTCCGCAGGAATGCCGGAGGAGCCCGAGGCCCCGATCGCCGCACCGGTCGTCCCGGCGGCATCGTCGCTGTATCCGAACGGAGCGGCCGGCACCTACACGCTGCCTGCCCTCAAGCCGGCGGTGGACCCCGCGGACGCCCTGCTGGCTGTCGTCAACGTTCAACCCGGCGCTCTCAAAGAGGGCTACAAAGCCGCAGCACCGGGGCCCGGTCAGCGCCCCGTCATGCACATCAAGGTTCCGTACATGAGCGGCGTGACCGGCTATGCGGTCAAGCTGCCGGCAGGGGCCGTGTCGGGAGCCTACCCGGATGCGGAACTCTCCGTCACCACGGACCTTGGCAGAGTCGTGCTGCCGGCAGATCTGCTTAACCCGGATCAGCTGAACGGCGCTGCAGCAATACGTCTCGTGATTCGCAGGTCGGACACCGCGGATATGAAGAAAACGGCCCGCGAGCAGGTAGGCGGCCGCACCGTGCTCGACATTCACCTGGAGGCGGACGGCGTCATTCTCCCTTGGGAGAGCAGGGAGAAACGGGTCCTCGTGTCTCCGGACTACGCGCCGACCGATGAAGAGCTCGAGCATCCCGAGCGCCTGGTTATTCTCTACCTGGGCGAGGACGGGGAGGCCGAGCCCGTGCCGAGCGGCCGCTATGACCGCACCGGCGGGCGCATGATCTTCTCCGCCGGCCATTTCAGCCGGTATGCGGTGGCCTGGGGCAGCCGCACCTTCGGAGACCTGGCCGGCTACGGCTGGGCGCAGGAGGCCGTGGAGCTGCTCGCTTCGCGCGGCATCGTCCAGGGCACCGGTCCTGCGGAGTTCGCTCCCGGCAGGGGAGTGACCCGGGCCGAGTTCGTCTCGCTGCTGGTCCGCACGCTGGACCTCGCCGGACTGCCCGCTGAAGCGGACTTCCGCGACGTGGACCCGTCGAGTCCGCATTACCAGGCGATTGCGGCAGCTGCAAGGCTCGGTATCGCCGGGGGCATCGGCGGCGGCCTGTTCGCGCCGGATGCACCGGTCTCCCGCCAGGACGTCATCGTCCTGACGGAGCGGGCGCTGGAGCGGGCCGGCCGGCTTCATGCCGGGGCGGCGGACAGCCTGCCCTCCGGCGTCTTCCGCGACGCGGAAGACCTCGCGGGCTATGCCGTACCGGCGGTGTCGGCCCTGTACGGGGCCGGTCTGATCGAGGGGGCCGGCGGCCTGCTGCGTCCCGAAGCGGAGATGAGCCGGGCGGAAGCCGCCGTGCTGCTCAACCGGATTTACCCATACTGACGACGGCGGCCTGGGGAGGCCGGGGAGACAGGGCAGAGCCCTGCGGCTCATCCGGCCCGCTCCTGCCCCGTCACATTCCAGATCGAGAGGATGGCTGCCATGCTGCGCAAACCCTTTGTCCCCCTTGCCGCCCTGATGTCCGCACTGCTTCTGCTTACCTCTGCCGGGGCGGCGGGGTATGCGGAGGAGGCGGCCCCCGGCACTTCACAGGTGAACGCCTTCCGGGCCGTCACCGCGGTTCAGGCGGCCAAGGCGATGTCGCCCGGTTGGAATCTCGGCAACACGCTGGATGCTTACCCGGATGAGGGCTCCTGGAACAACCCTCCGGCGGAGGAAACGATATTTGAAGATATCCGGGCGGCGGGCTTCCGCAGTGTCCGGATTCCCGTGACCTGGGACAGCAAGATCGGACCCGCCCCGGATTATATCATCGATCCCGCCCGGCTTGACCGGGTGGAGGAGGTTGTGGACTGGGCACTCGAGCGGGGGCTCTACACGGTCCTGAACGTGCACCACGACAACGGCAACTGGGTGACGAAGATGGCGGTCGATCCGGTCACCGGCCTGTACGTCGACGATTACAACCGCAATATGGACAAGCTGGAGAAGGTCTGGAAGCAGATCGCCGGGCGGTTCAAGGACAAGAGCGAGAAGCTGCTATTCGAGGTCCTGAACGAGCCCAACAACGGGGAATGGGAACCGAAGATTGAGGCGCCGACGGACCCGGACTATCCGGAAGCGAGGCATCACCTGACGCCGGAGGAGCTTAACGCGATGAACCACCGCATGCTGAAGGCGATCCGGACCTCGGGCGGCAGCAATGCGAGCCGGATTGTCGTCATTGGGGCGGAAATGGACAACAGCGAGAAAGCGGTGGCCCATCTTGAAGTGCCGGACGACCCGTATCTCATGGCGACATTTCATTACTATACCCCATATCCGTTCATCAGCAACTCGTGGGGACATACAGCCTGGGGAACGCCGGAAGACAAGGCGGAGCTGACCCGGTACTTCAAGCCGGTATATGATACCTTCGTTCGCAAAGGCATCCCCGTGCTGCTGGGTGAATTCGGGACATTCGTGGATCCGGAAGCTTACGCGAAGAGCTATTATTTTAACGCGGTGGTCCGCGCTTCCTACAAGTACGGCTTCGTCCCCATGTATTGGGACAACGGCCTGGATAATTACGACCGCAAAGCGCGGGTGTGGCGCGACGAAACGGCCAAGGACGTGATCGTCCGGGCAGGCCTTGGCGAGATCAACTCGTTCATCGGGATGAGGGACGCTTATTTCCCGCAGGGGAAGGAACCCGGAGATCTCGTGCTGCCTCTGGAGCTCGGGGGCAATGAGCTGACCGGTATTTATCACGGCTATTACCGGCTGGTCGAAGGCCGGGACTACGTCATGAATGAAGAGCGGACCGAAATGACGCTCTACGGCGGATTCATTGCGAAGCTGCTTCCAGCCCGAGGGGAAGCGGGAGCCAAGGAAACGCTGCGCTTCCGGTTCTCCGAAGGCGCGGACCAGCCGCTGAACCTGATCCGCTTTGCCCAGCCGGTGCTGCAGGACACGAAGCTTACGATCCCGGCGGGCGCCCTTAAGGAGAACCTGAAGATCCCGGTGCAGTACAACGGAACGAAGCTGGCGACCGTCCGGATGGTCGATGCGGCCACCGGCAGGCCGGTCAAGGACGAGTGGGCCCAGGGCTATGTCAACCGCGGAGATTTTGTGATGGACGCGGAGCATGTCATCCTCAGCAAAGAGATCCTGAACGGTCGGCCGCCGGGCAGCGAGACGAAGATCATCCTGGAGTTCTGGCCGAAGGGCACGACGGCCGAGATTACCGTGTCCGCCAAGGCGGTTAAGCCGGAGCCCGGGTACCAGCGCAAGGTCTCGGTGCTGCCGAGAACCGCGCCGAAGGCGCGCCGGCCGCTGACGATCGAAGGGACGATCCTATCTCTCAACGGGGCATCGGTCTATAAGGGCGTTATCGACGTCGAGATCAACGACGCCGAGGGCAATAAAGTAGAGCAGCGCATATACAACGAGAAGACACTGAAGCCGGGCGAACCTCTGACGGTATCCTTTACATGGAAGCCGCAAATGAGGGGAAAATATATCGTGAAATTCTCTTATTTTACTACGAATTGGAAAGAAAACCTGTTCTGGGATGATGCGGCGAGAATCATCGAAGTGCAGTAAGTCCGAATGGGTCCGGGACGGGTCAGGAAAGGAGGGGGGTCATGGCTGTGCCTGAGGCTGCCGGCAGAAAGGGTTCCGTTCTTATTTATACTTCGTTTACGTTTCTTGCTTTCTTATGCTACTTTCTGCCGGTCAAGCTTGTGCTGGGGACGGAGATGGTGTTCGCCTCTTTTTTCTTCCTGATCACCCTGCGGAGGTTCGGAGCGGCACTTACGGCCCTTCAGGTGACGGCTGTGCACGTGTCGGCATCGGCGTTTCTTCACGAACCGCTGCTGTCTTCTCTCGTGAACACGGTTGAGATCGGGGCGGTCTTTCTCCTTCTGCGCACCCGCTTGCGAAGTGTGCTGCCGGCCGCCGCCCTGTTCTGGGGACTGTTTGGCATCCCGCTGCTGCTTGTTATGTATTACATCCGTTTCGGGACGCTTGGGGCGGAGATCGGACTGTATACGGTCACGCTGCTCGTCAGCCGCCTGTTCAATGCGCTGATGGCGGACCTGATCTGGACCTATCTGCCTCATCTGCGGAAGCAGGCGAAGGCAGGAGGGCGGACCGGAGTACAGCTCTCCCGGCTCCTGCTTCATCTCACTTTGTTCAGCGTCATCGGCTCTTCGTTCCTCTTCATGGTGAATACGGGCAAAAACGCGCAGTCCAATCTGGAGGCCGAGCTTCAGGAGGAGGCGGCGGGACTGACAGCATCCCTTAGCAAATCCTATGCATCCTGGAGTCCGGAGCAGGTGCGGGCACTCAAGCTGCATTCGCTGATTCAGGCCGGTTATTTCCGGGAGCTCGCCGTCACCGCCTCCCAATGGATCTCGGATGAAGGACTCCTGATCGGTCCCCGGGGAGAGGTCATCGTCACCTATGGGCGGGGCTCTCTCGGAGCGGAGTCTGACTGGATGCGACGTACCGAGTGGCGTCCGCTGACGCCCGCCTTGTACGAGTGGAGGACGCCTGCCCGGCTGCTCGATATCCCGGGGAACCAGTGGCAGCGCATGGCTGTGGTGGCGGAAGTCCCGCTGCCTCCCTTCAAGCTCTATATGAAAATGTCGACGGTTCAGCATAAGGAGGAAGTTCTGGGCTATTACCTGAGCCAATCCGTCGCGGTTATCTTCACGACCCTCGTCATCGGGGTCTTCGCACTCTTCATCCACCGCTTCGTGCTGGGGCCGACGATCCGGTTGGCCGAGCTTACACGCGACGTGCCCGGCAGGCTTAAGGAGAACCGCCGGATCGCCTGGATGCCCCCGTCGCGGATCAGCGAGATCCAGACCCTGCTCGGCAACTTTCAGGAGCTGACGGAGCAGCTGAGCGTGATGCTGCGCGAAACCAAGGCGCAGGCCTACTATGACGCGCTGACCGGTCTGCCGAACCGCCGGCACTTCAACGAGCACCTGCAGGAGCTGCTGGGGCCGGAGACGGAAGCGGCCGGAACGACGGCGGTCCTGTTCATCGACCTTGACCGGTTCAAGCAGATCAACGATACGCTCGGCCATGCCGTCGGGGACGGGCTGCTGCAGGAGGTGGCCGCCCGGCTGACCGGGATAGTGGGCGGCCGGGCCTTCATTGCCCGGCTGGGCGGCGACGAGTTCGTCATCGTGGTGCAGGATACGGACAGCGCGGAAGTCTGCGAGATGTCCAAAAAGGTGCTCCGCGGACTCGTTGAAGCCTTCCAGGTGGGAGAGCATGAGCTGTTCGTCGCAGGCAGCATCGGCGCCGCCCTGTCTCCGCAGGACGGCAGTGATCCCGAGACGGTGGTCAAGAATGCCGATGCCGCCATGTATCTTGCCAAGGAGGAGGGAGGCAACGCCTACCGCTTCTTCTCGGGACAGATCGCAGGCTCGATCTCCGAGAACATGCGCATCGAATTCGACCTCCGGCGGGCGATCGAGCGGGGGGAGCTGCACCTGCATTATCAGCCGATTGTGGATGCCGTCGACGAAAGAGTG containing:
- a CDS encoding S-layer homology domain-containing protein codes for the protein MIKLLLCTAIVLAGAVPLSLSASAQPLPDLVFFGENPNTSHWGVEVQKENDLLPFDASVAFNGHPAHRVTNVSGGWWGIGMTLQWTTRDISGYIPYGALEFELKGSRGGELLQFSLSDGRSPAAETGSVPAEASASWNHVTIPLAQFPQIGSFPASAWNTLLITKVNGEDLNTLWLSDMKFTSRYITGYEPLILTAPQGTVPAMPSVVTAVYSDSTTTEVPVTWSGVPDGSAAGAFTVQGHVAGVSVQPTAEVTVGTEADQGTGSEEPQPAQETPPAVETPSPETVPSSGQQEHVVFEGVRTDQYFGSGGNLKLETDLVSTSSLPVDSTVEGTYNGQPSYKIAVTKLADPNWGYWNGVLAADGWTSYSLEAFREGTLEFYVKGAAGGEDFVIGIMDTNDVKSVLSLSGLAQTVTTDWSLIRIPLSRFTEQAPDLDLSIIDKVVLENASTQGEMSVWLNRIKFTQNPAAELEIASVDPVKAVTVAGLPPELPQEVPVTYENGTTGTANVSWEAGDGYRVRGRYTVRGTILQDTGPVPVTAEVTVVRALSDEPHVIFLDKKKAQWASAEGHFSLGMEQALDDQGMPVTNEQGNPVMTLPVDPQVTFGGLPAYRLQVTRIPGPNWGYWGTGLTMDNWNPVNLEALYERGSLDFMIKGLAGGESFSVVLTDRAGALGTVKLSDVAAVTTGWRQVSIPLKRLVPVSSAHRLKESTAVTFTSDTGTGAAPLTVWLSDVRLASEASREVVRFGTKLPVQAQQLPQLPELPATAEAVYNDGTTEQVPVAWDAVTFSSWGYPNPVQGTAQGIDLPATLQFTVEGSRSSGSSGSGSGSGSAGMPEEPEAPIAAPVVPAASSLYPNGAAGTYTLPALKPAVDPADALLAVVNVQPGALKEGYKAAAPGPGQRPVMHIKVPYMSGVTGYAVKLPAGAVSGAYPDAELSVTTDLGRVVLPADLLNPDQLNGAAAIRLVIRRSDTADMKKTAREQVGGRTVLDIHLEADGVILPWESREKRVLVSPDYAPTDEELEHPERLVILYLGEDGEAEPVPSGRYDRTGGRMIFSAGHFSRYAVAWGSRTFGDLAGYGWAQEAVELLASRGIVQGTGPAEFAPGRGVTRAEFVSLLVRTLDLAGLPAEADFRDVDPSSPHYQAIAAAARLGIAGGIGGGLFAPDAPVSRQDVIVLTERALERAGRLHAGAADSLPSGVFRDAEDLAGYAVPAVSALYGAGLIEGAGGLLRPEAEMSRAEAAVLLNRIYPY
- a CDS encoding cellulase family glycosylhydrolase, translated to MLRKPFVPLAALMSALLLLTSAGAAGYAEEAAPGTSQVNAFRAVTAVQAAKAMSPGWNLGNTLDAYPDEGSWNNPPAEETIFEDIRAAGFRSVRIPVTWDSKIGPAPDYIIDPARLDRVEEVVDWALERGLYTVLNVHHDNGNWVTKMAVDPVTGLYVDDYNRNMDKLEKVWKQIAGRFKDKSEKLLFEVLNEPNNGEWEPKIEAPTDPDYPEARHHLTPEELNAMNHRMLKAIRTSGGSNASRIVVIGAEMDNSEKAVAHLEVPDDPYLMATFHYYTPYPFISNSWGHTAWGTPEDKAELTRYFKPVYDTFVRKGIPVLLGEFGTFVDPEAYAKSYYFNAVVRASYKYGFVPMYWDNGLDNYDRKARVWRDETAKDVIVRAGLGEINSFIGMRDAYFPQGKEPGDLVLPLELGGNELTGIYHGYYRLVEGRDYVMNEERTEMTLYGGFIAKLLPARGEAGAKETLRFRFSEGADQPLNLIRFAQPVLQDTKLTIPAGALKENLKIPVQYNGTKLATVRMVDAATGRPVKDEWAQGYVNRGDFVMDAEHVILSKEILNGRPPGSETKIILEFWPKGTTAEITVSAKAVKPEPGYQRKVSVLPRTAPKARRPLTIEGTILSLNGASVYKGVIDVEINDAEGNKVEQRIYNEKTLKPGEPLTVSFTWKPQMRGKYIVKFSYFTTNWKENLFWDDAARIIEVQ
- a CDS encoding putative bifunctional diguanylate cyclase/phosphodiesterase, whose translation is MAVPEAAGRKGSVLIYTSFTFLAFLCYFLPVKLVLGTEMVFASFFFLITLRRFGAALTALQVTAVHVSASAFLHEPLLSSLVNTVEIGAVFLLLRTRLRSVLPAAALFWGLFGIPLLLVMYYIRFGTLGAEIGLYTVTLLVSRLFNALMADLIWTYLPHLRKQAKAGGRTGVQLSRLLLHLTLFSVIGSSFLFMVNTGKNAQSNLEAELQEEAAGLTASLSKSYASWSPEQVRALKLHSLIQAGYFRELAVTASQWISDEGLLIGPRGEVIVTYGRGSLGAESDWMRRTEWRPLTPALYEWRTPARLLDIPGNQWQRMAVVAEVPLPPFKLYMKMSTVQHKEEVLGYYLSQSVAVIFTTLVIGVFALFIHRFVLGPTIRLAELTRDVPGRLKENRRIAWMPPSRISEIQTLLGNFQELTEQLSVMLRETKAQAYYDALTGLPNRRHFNEHLQELLGPETEAAGTTAVLFIDLDRFKQINDTLGHAVGDGLLQEVAARLTGIVGGRAFIARLGGDEFVIVVQDTDSAEVCEMSKKVLRGLVEAFQVGEHELFVAGSIGAALSPQDGSDPETVVKNADAAMYLAKEEGGNAYRFFSGQIAGSISENMRIEFDLRRAIERGELHLHYQPIVDAVDERVVGAEALLRWDHPELGPIPPLQFIGIAESSGLIGTLGEWVLREACGQGARWLAQGLPLFGIGVNLSPTQLTHNNVVDYIGKVLEETGLPPEYLNLEITEEVFSKKTERVIHDLTLLREMGVRVWVDDFGTGYSSLAMLSKLPVVGFKIDRAFIREMGQDLAIVKTILSLAKDKEWIVVAEGIEDEAQKGALLELECRLQQGFHYSRPMPPEELARLLEGQRKKGGTA